The Thiomicrorhabdus lithotrophica DNA segment TTAAATAAGACGCCTTTAATAGACGTTCGTGCGCCAGTTGAGTTTGCTCAAGGCGCATTCAGTTCTGCAACTAACTTACCTTTAATGAATGACGAAGAAAGACAAAAGGTAGGGTTGTGTTACAAGCAACAGGGCAATGAAGCTGCGGTTAAATTAGGTCACCAGTTAGTGAGTGAATCGGCTCGTGAACCTCGAGTGAATGCTTGGGCTGAGTTTATGCAAGCGAATCCAGAGGCATTACTTTATTGTTTTAGAGGAGGGATGCGTTCTAAAATCGCACAACAGTGGTTGCAAGACAGTGGTAATGAGATTGTTCGTTTAAAAGGCGGTTATAAAGCGTTTAGACGTTTTTTGATTGATTACTTAGAGTCTATTCCAAGCTTGTTAGTAGAGAATAACATTAAACCTATTGTGTTAGCTGGCCGCACGGGTTCTGGTAAAACAATCGTTATCCATCAGCTTGAAAATGCGATTGATTTAGAAGGTTTGGCGCACCATAGAGGCTCAGCCTTTGGACGTCACGCCACACCTCAACCAACTCAAATTGACTTTGAAAATGAACTCGCAATGACTCTTATGCGTTTTTTGGAAACAAAACCTAATCACATAGTACTTGAGGATGAAGGCCGAAATATAGGGTCGGTTAACTTTTCTAAAGAATTTTTTGAAGCGATAAAAAGTGGCGATAGAGTCGTGGTTAACACGCCTATGGCAGAACGCGTTGAAATTACTTTGGATGAATATGTCATTCAAGCACAACACGAGTATTCAAATATTGAAGCTTGGTCAGACTTTATGAATGCCGCGTTTTTACGAATTCAAAAACGGATGGGTGGCGAACGTTATAAGCGGGTCAAACAAGCATTTGACACCGCTCTTAATGAACAAGCACAAACGGGATCTATTGAGTTGCATAAAGTCTGGATAGAGATACTACTGGCCGAATATTATGATCCTATGTATGACTATCAAATGCAAAAAAATGAACACAATGTTTGTTTTAGCGGTTCAATTAAAGAGGTTGTTGATTTCTTAAGTTCTAAATAAAAGACTAAAAAATTACAACCTTTAATAGAGTTAGATAAACCAGTACGAGCCAGCGCTACCTATAACCGCTTCAACCACACCTAAAAACAAGTTAATCGCAATAATGGGACGCACTTTGTCGTTCATTGTTTTTCCTGCTGAAGGAAAGTCCTGATTAGCTATATACTGCTTGAAATGTGCAAATGGTACAAAGTAGAGCCAAGCAAACAGTAATATCATAATCCAACCAATAATGTGCATAGCCTGAATATAAATAGGTGTTGTCTCAAGTCCTCCAAAGCGTGCTGACCAATCCCAATAACCAGTTAGTAATAGTGCAAAGATAAATACCCATACCCATGGAAAAAACCGATTAAAGACATTTAAAAATAAGGTCAATCGAATAGGGGGTTCCAAAATCAATGCGGCAGGTCTGAGTACTCTAAATACAAGAAACATACCACCGATCCAAAGTATGGCAGTAACGGTATGGATAACAATAGCAATTTGGTCAATGAATGGCATAAGTCTCTCTTTTATTAATTAAATGAGGGGTTCATTGAAGTTCGCCGTTGAACAGTAATGAAAGAAAAAACGCTGTAAATGAATAGAAGCAACGTTTCTATTTTCTACATCTAGCCACTAAGTGCAAATATAAGTTCAACTAAAGAAGAAGCTTTAAAAACCAATATGTTGATATTCAAAGAACAGAGAATTTAAAACACAGTTAAGCTTATTTATTTTAATTCTCTGCTACACTACGCCACCAACCAAATTTACCAGGGATTTTTCTGTGGCTCTAAAACCAACCATCTATAAGTTTCGTACTTCATTATCAGACATGAATCGTGATGTTTACGACACCTTTAATTTAACTGTAGCCATGCACCCGTCTGAAAACTTAGAACGCATGATGGCTCGTGTTTTAGCCTATTGTTTAAATAGTCAGGAATTTTTAGACTTTACCAAAGGTTTAAGCGCGATTGAAGAACCGGATATTTGGGTTCGTACCTTAGATGATCAGCTTATGCTGTGGATTGATATAGGTGAGCCTGCGTATGACAGAGTGAAAAAAGCAACCCGTCTAGCACGAGCAGTAAAGGTCTATAGCTTTAATACTAAGGCGGATGTCTGGTGGGAGCAGGGTAAGGCTAAGTTTAGTGAATTGAATGCTTCTTTCTATCGATTTGATAACCAATCAATTCAGAACTTAGCAGGCCTGGTAGAAAGAACCACAGAGATGTCAGTGACAGTAACGGGTGATTCGGCTTATGTGACTACAGAAAAAGGTGATTGTGAGGTGTTTTGGGAGGCATTTCAGACTATTGAGTAGAGAATGAATTAAAAACTCTAATAGTTTAAAACAATTCTACTTTATTATCTGTATTGTGCGTTTCAATACGGTTACGCCCATTTTTCTTAGCGCAATATAAGTAACGCAATATAAGGGTTTATCTGCATATTTGTCGATGTATCTACAAATATTTGTGTGATAAACCTAGGCTCTTTAAGTTTAGAACTAATATGCAATTAGGTTTAGATAAAGAGCCGGCTTTTAGAAGGTCTGTTTTTAAAGTTCAGCATCATAATAGACGTTTTGCACATCGTCTAAGTCTTCTAGAAGGCCGATGAATTTCTCAAACATTTCAAGATCTTCGCCTTCAATTTCTTTTGGTATTTGAGCTAAGAATTGGATTTCATCTACATCAAATTCAATTTCGGGAAAAGCATCTTTAAGCGCATTTTTTGCTTTTGCATATTCTGTATGAGGAGCAAAAACACTAATCTTGCCATCATCTATTTCAATATCGCTCACATCCACATCAGCCATTAATAAAGCTTCTAAGACTGCTTCTTCATCATCACCTGAAAAGACAAAAATAGCCGAGTGATCAAACATGTGAGAAACACTGCCTTGTGTACCAATCTTACAGTTCGTTTTGGTAAAGCAGTGACGAACATCACCAAAAGTACGGTTAGGGTTGTCTGTTAAACACTCAATAATGACCATTGTGTTACCAGGCCCGTAACCTTCATAGCGAGCAGGAGAGAAGTCTTCACCGCCACCACCTTTGGCTTTATCAATCGCTTTTTCAATTACATGAGCAGGAACTTGATCTTTTTTAGCTCGATCAATTAATCCTTGTAACGCTAAGTTACCTTCAAGTTCAACACCACCAGATTTGGCACACACATAGATTTCACGGCTATATTTACTGTAGACCTTCGCTTTTTGGTCTGAGGTTTTTGCCATTGATTCTTTGCGGTTTTGGTAGGCTCTTCCCATTGTTCATGCTCCATTGAAATTTTATGAAGGGTAAATTTTACACAATTCCATCATTTAGTAGGAGGTTTTGCTCTAAAATCACCCTATAAAGTGAATTTAATAGGCTGAATTGTATGAACAGACAAAAGAAAATAAGAGAAAAGTTTGCAAAAAAGCTTAAACAAGCAAAAGCAAAACGCTTTCCTAAAAATAAGAAACCCTATATTGCTAAAGCCGATAGAGTGAATCATGATTCTTCTACGGAAGTTGTTGATGAGAATGATATTAGTCATTCTGAAAATGAATCATCAAACCATTAGGTGGTATTAGGTTATCTTGCTAGTAACTTAATATTTAATTTACGCAAAAAAGTTATGTTTGAATAAAAGGTATAAAATGAAAGTATCATTAGTTGCATTGGAGGTGACTTATGAAACAATTATTGATTACATTTACCTTGATTACCTGTTCTTTGTTTTTATCTGTTGGTAATGCTGCGTTAAGCAGTGAATTGCAGGAAAACACCTATCACGATTTAATAAATAACCCAACACACCCTCAAGTCGAGCAAATAATTCAATCCAATACTGAACCAGAAGGTGTTGTTTTTGAAATTGAAACGCTTGATTCACAAGCATTAGAAACATTAACCGACTATGTGATTTCTCAAATTAGGCTCATTAAACGTGTTTATCCTGCTGTAGATGTTGCTGTCATTTCTCATGGTGCGGAAGAATTTGCTTTGCAGAAATCTGCGAGTTCTGAGTTTGCTGATGTTCACAACATGTTCAACAATCTAGTATCTACCCAAGGCGTGAGTATCCATGTTTGTGGAGCGGTAGGTGGGTTGAAGCAATTAACGCAAGAGGATTTTCCGGATTTTGTAAGTTATTCGGCTTCTGGTTTGGCTCAACTGAATGACTATAAAGCTTTGGGATATAGTGTTGTTGTGATTAAGGAATTAAATCAGCGCCAACGTAAGCAGTTGTTTGAAAAACCTGAACGTTACATCAAGTAGAGCCCTTATTGTATTGGATACCCGTTAATAACTTGTAACTATTTGTTTTATATAAAAACTTTATTTTTAAAAGAGACTAAATTTAATTTGATTCAAGATTTAACTAGCGTAGAATCAAACTGAGTTATCTCCAGCGGGGGTAATTAAAATATCCATAAACCTAAATTTTAGGAGGACCTAATGAAACCTATTTGGATTCTTGTCGCGGATAGTAGTACTGCTCGTATACTCACGGCTGAAAACTCCGCTTCTGAATTGATTGAAATTCAAGATTTTTTTCATGATGAAGCTTTTCAACATGAACATGAGTTGGTAAGTGATCAGCCAGGTCGCGGTAATGACGGTACGAGTGGAGGTAACCATGCTTACACTGGTGATGTTTCACCAAAAGAGCAAGAAAGCATAGACTTTGCAAAACGCTTGGCAAAACATTTAAATGATGAGCTTAATCAGAATAAGTTTGAAAGTTTGTTTGTAGTCGCAGCACCAGGTTTCTTAGGTGAGTTGCGTAACTCGTTTAGCAAAAGCTTAGAAAAACATATTACTTTTTCTTTAGGTAAAAACATTGTGACGCATACACCAAAAGAAATTAGAAAGCACTTGCCTCATTCATTAACGTAAAGACTTTATTGGATTAAAAAGCTCCCATTTCATATTTGTTGAAATGGGGGCTTTTTAGTTTAAGGGGGCAAGTATTATTGTTTCTTTAAAAAAGCGGCAACCAATACAATTTGTGTGCCATTCACTTTCCCTTCTATATGTAAAGCGTTGTCTGTTAAATGAATGTTTTTAACCATCGTTCCGCGTTTTGCAGTGAAGTTAGCACCTTTGACATCTAAGTCTTTAATTAAAGTAACATCATCACCTTCATTTAGAATAGTCCCGTTACTGTCCTTAGTAGGAATGCGATCATCATCTTCGTCAGTAATGCCCGCATCTGCCCAAGCTTTCGTCTCGTCATCAAGGTACATCATATCTAATAAGTCTTGCGGCCAACCTTCTGCTCTAAGAACATGAAGCATCCGGTAAGAGACAACTTGTACAGCAGGAGTTGGTGACCACATGCTATCGTTTAGGCAGCGCCAATGATTTGCATCAATTGTTGAAGGATCTTCCATTTGTGACTTGCATGTACCACAAACTAAAATCGCTTGGTCTTCTGAACCATCGCTAGGGGTGACTTCAAAAACAGATAAATCATGGTCTGCACCACAAAGTTCACATTTATTGCCACTGCGTTCAATTAAAGCCTGTTCAACGCTCATTGGTTTTCCTTTAAATTTGAGATGATTTTAAGAGGGCATATTATGCATTATAAGTACTTCAAAGTCATTACCACGGATTGAATGGCAAGTCATAAAGTCGATTAATTAAAAATAAAATAATGAATTGACCAGGCCTGGTTGTTAATTACTAAATGTGGCTTCTTTTTTAAGCTTTATGAGGTTAAAATTGACATGATTTTAGTGTATCTTCAATGTAACTCAAGAGGCTAAATTGAGGCGTAATTACGATATTAAAGTGGATTATTTTGCTGTTTTAGGCGTTCATTATGGCGCTTGTTCTAAAACGGTCAAACTTGCTTATCGAAAAATGGCACGTCGTTATCATCCTGATGTATCAACCATTCACGATGCTCAAAGTCGCTTTCAAGAAATTGCCTTGGCCTATGAAGTGTTAAGTAAGTATCGTGAGCACTATTGCCGAGAATACGATTTACGCCAAGTTCGTAGCAAACCGTCTTCTAAAAATACTTCAGATGTAAGATCAAGCCAACAGTCTTCAACCTCTTCTAAACGTAATGGTTCAGCTTACCGATCACAGAAACCCATTGATGGTAAAGACAGGGTGATTACTTACCCGTTAACATTGCGTTATGCGATTCGTTTGCTCAACTTAGGTAGTTTTTACATTCCAGGTTTAAAGCTAAAAATGAAGTTTACCCGTAAAGCTTTTGAGGAAAAAACGTTCCGGATAGAAGGTAAGGGATATAGTGGTTTATTTGGTGGAAAACCTGGCGATTTTTTGGTGAAATTTAATATTAAAATTGATACTGGCCGTTACAATTTAAAAGGTGGTGATATCTATGGAACCTTCATTTTACCCAAAGACATGTTGCAAGCAGGAGAGCCACTTTCAATTGATGCTGTCAGCGGCAAGACAGAGTTGCTTCTACCTGAAGATTATTCAGCGGAAAAACTGATAAAAATAACAGGGATGGGATTGCCCGCCGATGAAATAACGCCAGCAGGCGATTTATACGCTAGATTAATTGCCAATTAACTTGAATTTTTTAAGTTATCCCTTATTACATTATCTAAAGATAAAAAGACGATAGATAAAAACGAGTTTTACACAAAGTTAGCTCGCAAGCTTTTAAGGAACCATTTTTGCTTTAATGTAAAATGTAACTTATTACTCAACAGCTATTTAGAGCAAGATAGACAGAGAATGATTCAAAGTACGGTTTATCTTCTCAGAGACTTGTGTCAACACTAAGTCTTATTCAGAAAAAAATTAAAGAGATTTCATGCCATATTCACCAGAACAGGATGACGGTAATTTACTGTTAGAACACGCAAAACCAAAAGTGAAACCACCAAAACGTTATCAAGTGGTTTTAATGAACGATGATTACACCCCTATGGAGTTTGTAGTAGAGGTGTTACAGCGTTTTTTTGGTTTAGACGAAATGAAAGCCAACGCCATTATGCTTGCCGTTCATCATGACGGCAAAGGGGTTTGTGGTGTATTTAGTCGTGAAGTCGCAGAGATGAAAGTACAGCAAGTAAATAGTTACTCTCGTCAGAATAAACATCCATTAATGTGTCAATTAGAGGTTGCGTAAGCAAAGGGTCAAAAAAATATGTTAAGTAAAGAATTACAAATGACTCTAAGCAATGCGTTTAGTGTGGCGCATGAGTATGAACATGAGTTTGTTACCTTAGAGCATTTATTGCTTGAGTTATTGGGCGTACCAGCAGTGCAAGAAGTGATTAATGCTTGCGGTGCAGACTATGTCAATATTGAAGAGAGTCTTGAGAAGTTTTTAGAATCAGAGATGGTTTCACGCAAGCCGGATGAGTTGCAGCCAACAATGAGCTTTCAGCGTGTTATTGAGCGAGCTATCTATTTAGTTCAGTCGAATGGGTATCCTGAAGTGACAGCGGTTCACGTATTGGCCTCTTTGTATGCTGAGCAGGATTCGCAAGCGGTATACCTGCTAGAAAGCAACGGTGTTGAACGTGTTGATGTGCTTAGCTTCTTATCTCATGGTGTGACGGCATCGGATAGCGATGATTATTTACCTGCAACTAGCGAAGGCGATGAGGCACAAGCTGATTCACAAGGTGAGCCTAAAAAATCCCCTTTAGAGAGCTTTACGAGTAATCTTAATGTTGCAGTTGAAGAAGGCAAGATTGACCCTATTATTGGCCGTGAATGGGAACTTAATCGTACTTTAGAAGTGTTAAGTCGTCGCCGAAAAAATAATCCACTATTAGTTGGTGAGCCAGGGGTGGGTAAAACCGCTGTAGCAGAAGGCTTAGCTTATCAAATCGTTAATAACAACGTACCTGAAAGTCTAGCGGATGCGGTTGTTTATAGTCTAGATATGGGGGCATTGCTTGCCGGAACTCGCTATCGTGGTGATTTTGAAAAGCGCTTTAAAGCACTATTAAAAGCTTTGGAAGCAGAACCGCACGCTATTCTATTTATTGATGAGATTCATACCGTGATTGGTGCTGGCGCTGTACAGGGTGGCGCAATGGATGCTTCTAACCTAATGAAGCCTTCACTTTCATCTGGGCGTTTACGTTGCGTAGGTGCAACCACTTATGAAGAGTATCGCGGTATTTTTGAAAAAGATCGAGCTTTGGCGCGTCGTTTCCAAAAGGTGGATGTGAAAGAGCCTACACATCAAGAGAGTTTTGCCATTCTAAAAGGGCTTAAATCTAAATACGAAGAACATCACAATGTGAAATACACTTTGCCAGCATTAAAAGAAGCGGTGGCGCTGTCAGCACGTTATTTAACGGATCGTCATTTACCGGATAAAGCAATTGATGTGATTGATGAAGCGGGTGCTAAACAAGCTTTAGCGGTTGCAAGTAAACGTAAAAAACAGATTGGAGTGCATGAGGTTCAACAAGTTGTTGCAAGTATTGCTCGTATTCCCGTTTCGCAGATTACCCAAAAAGAGAAAGACAAACTGGCTGATTTAGAAGCTAATCTAAAGCGTGTTGTTTTTGGACAAGATCATGCGGTTGAGAAATTAACCTCTGCCATTCATCTTGCACGTTCTGGTTTGAACAATCCTAACAAGCCTACTGCCTCTTTCTTGTTTGCAGGTCCTACAGGTGTCGGTAAAACAGAACTAACTCAGCAGCTAGCCAATCACATGGGTGTAGAAATGCTTCGCTTTGATATGTCTGAATATATGGAGCGTCATACGGTTTCTCGTTTGATTGGTGCACCTCCAGGTTATGTTGGTTATGACCAGGGTGGCTTATTAACAGAAGCAGTGACTAAAAATCCTCATTCAGTGGTTTTGCTTGATGAAATTGAAAAGGCACACCCAGATGTCTTTAACCTATTATTACAGGTTATGGATCACGGAACCTTAACCGATAACAATGGTCGTAAAGCTGACTTTAGAAATATCACTTTAATCATGACTTCAAACGTGGGTGCAGAACAAATGGCTCGCAGTAGCATGGGCTTTACTTCACAAGATCATACTATGGACTTTGAGGCTGAGCTAAAGAAAGTGTTTACTCCGGAGTTTAGAAATCGTTTAGATGGGATTATTCAATTTAATCGTCTATCGGAAGAGTCGATGGAATCCGTTGTGAATAAGTTTATTTATGCTTTAGAGAACGCATTGGCAGATAAAAAAGTCAGTCTAAAAATCAGTGATGCCGCAAGAGCATGGTTAGCCAAAAAAGGCTATGATCCTCTAATGGGCGCCAGACCAATGGAACGTTTGATTCAAGAAAAAGTCAAACAACCTTTAGCTGAAAAACTACTGTTTGGTGAGTTGCAACAGGGTGGCGAAGTGTTTGTTGATTGTAAAGATGATGAGCTAACTTTTGAAAAGGTTGAAAATTAATCAGACATTAATTTGAGCTAATCTGTTTGAGTTAGCTAAATAAGTCATTTTTAGGCTTTACCCTGTTCTTACAAAATATAGATGGGTACAGTGCATGCCAGGCCTGGTACAACCCTCTGAAATTAATAAATTGAGCTATCCGCATACCGTGTGTGAAATGATAACAATGGAAAAAATAAGTAAAAATAGTTACTTGATTGTATGTTTTGCATTAACATGGTTTTATGTTTCTTATTTTTTCTCGTCACCGATTTTTGCAGCGCTTCACTCAAGTAAATATTGTGGCCACCGCCACAGGTCAACTTGTGCCAACGGACAAAAGTAGAACGTCTCAATCCGTCAAAGCCTCAAAAGTGTTACCCATTACCCAAAAGGGTATGCAATCCAGTCATAAGCTGCTTGACAGAAGCCTTACCTCAGAATATCAGTTTTTACAAATCAAACAAAACTTTATAGAACAAATCCAAGAACTAAAAATTGAATCAACAGAATTAGAACAAATAAGAGAATCGACCAACAAGGCCTGGGTGCTGGGTAGTGACTATTTTAAAGAAAAGATAGCCAAACAACTCAATAGAGCCACAGCTCCAAAAGCGAAAGGTGGTGACAGGAAATCAAAGAGGTTTAAGAATGAAAAGGCATAAATCAATTGAGTCTGACCCCATCGATATTGAATTAAGGCGGGAAAGACAAAAATGGCTGAACAGAATTTTTTACAAAACGAATGTTGCGGTATTTCTCGTTTTCATGATTGTAACTAGTTATATTCTATTGCTAGGTGACAATCATTTTTTACTAAAAAATGATGTAATTAAATCACTGGTGTTGGAGTTTTTTCCTAACGCAGAAAACTGGGTAAATAATTCTCCTGTTTACAGAGAGAGGATGTTGTTTGTTTATTTGATTTTTTATTTCACTTTGTA contains these protein-coding regions:
- a CDS encoding DUF2986 domain-containing protein, whose protein sequence is MNRQKKIREKFAKKLKQAKAKRFPKNKKPYIAKADRVNHDSSTEVVDENDISHSENESSNH
- a CDS encoding DnaJ domain-containing protein, whose product is MRRNYDIKVDYFAVLGVHYGACSKTVKLAYRKMARRYHPDVSTIHDAQSRFQEIALAYEVLSKYREHYCREYDLRQVRSKPSSKNTSDVRSSQQSSTSSKRNGSAYRSQKPIDGKDRVITYPLTLRYAIRLLNLGSFYIPGLKLKMKFTRKAFEEKTFRIEGKGYSGLFGGKPGDFLVKFNIKIDTGRYNLKGGDIYGTFILPKDMLQAGEPLSIDAVSGKTELLLPEDYSAEKLIKITGMGLPADEITPAGDLYARLIAN
- a CDS encoding host attachment protein, with the protein product MKPIWILVADSSTARILTAENSASELIEIQDFFHDEAFQHEHELVSDQPGRGNDGTSGGNHAYTGDVSPKEQESIDFAKRLAKHLNDELNQNKFESLFVVAAPGFLGELRNSFSKSLEKHITFSLGKNIVTHTPKEIRKHLPHSLT
- a CDS encoding YaeQ family protein, which translates into the protein MALKPTIYKFRTSLSDMNRDVYDTFNLTVAMHPSENLERMMARVLAYCLNSQEFLDFTKGLSAIEEPDIWVRTLDDQLMLWIDIGEPAYDRVKKATRLARAVKVYSFNTKADVWWEQGKAKFSELNASFYRFDNQSIQNLAGLVERTTEMSVTVTGDSAYVTTEKGDCEVFWEAFQTIE
- a CDS encoding YebC/PmpR family DNA-binding transcriptional regulator, which encodes MGRAYQNRKESMAKTSDQKAKVYSKYSREIYVCAKSGGVELEGNLALQGLIDRAKKDQVPAHVIEKAIDKAKGGGGEDFSPARYEGYGPGNTMVIIECLTDNPNRTFGDVRHCFTKTNCKIGTQGSVSHMFDHSAIFVFSGDDEEAVLEALLMADVDVSDIEIDDGKISVFAPHTEYAKAKNALKDAFPEIEFDVDEIQFLAQIPKEIEGEDLEMFEKFIGLLEDLDDVQNVYYDAEL
- the clpS gene encoding ATP-dependent Clp protease adapter ClpS, which produces MPYSPEQDDGNLLLEHAKPKVKPPKRYQVVLMNDDYTPMEFVVEVLQRFFGLDEMKANAIMLAVHHDGKGVCGVFSREVAEMKVQQVNSYSRQNKHPLMCQLEVA
- a CDS encoding CopD family protein; the encoded protein is MPFIDQIAIVIHTVTAILWIGGMFLVFRVLRPAALILEPPIRLTLFLNVFNRFFPWVWVFIFALLLTGYWDWSARFGGLETTPIYIQAMHIIGWIMILLFAWLYFVPFAHFKQYIANQDFPSAGKTMNDKVRPIIAINLFLGVVEAVIGSAGSYWFI
- a CDS encoding DsrE family protein, whose protein sequence is MKQLLITFTLITCSLFLSVGNAALSSELQENTYHDLINNPTHPQVEQIIQSNTEPEGVVFEIETLDSQALETLTDYVISQIRLIKRVYPAVDVAVISHGAEEFALQKSASSEFADVHNMFNNLVSTQGVSIHVCGAVGGLKQLTQEDFPDFVSYSASGLAQLNDYKALGYSVVVIKELNQRQRKQLFEKPERYIK
- a CDS encoding PhnA domain-containing protein, encoding MSVEQALIERSGNKCELCGADHDLSVFEVTPSDGSEDQAILVCGTCKSQMEDPSTIDANHWRCLNDSMWSPTPAVQVVSYRMLHVLRAEGWPQDLLDMMYLDDETKAWADAGITDEDDDRIPTKDSNGTILNEGDDVTLIKDLDVKGANFTAKRGTMVKNIHLTDNALHIEGKVNGTQIVLVAAFLKKQ
- the mnmH gene encoding tRNA 2-selenouridine(34) synthase MnmH, translated to MPLAITQFQDDLPQTDDFKSIVLNKTPLIDVRAPVEFAQGAFSSATNLPLMNDEERQKVGLCYKQQGNEAAVKLGHQLVSESAREPRVNAWAEFMQANPEALLYCFRGGMRSKIAQQWLQDSGNEIVRLKGGYKAFRRFLIDYLESIPSLLVENNIKPIVLAGRTGSGKTIVIHQLENAIDLEGLAHHRGSAFGRHATPQPTQIDFENELAMTLMRFLETKPNHIVLEDEGRNIGSVNFSKEFFEAIKSGDRVVVNTPMAERVEITLDEYVIQAQHEYSNIEAWSDFMNAAFLRIQKRMGGERYKRVKQAFDTALNEQAQTGSIELHKVWIEILLAEYYDPMYDYQMQKNEHNVCFSGSIKEVVDFLSSK
- the clpA gene encoding ATP-dependent Clp protease ATP-binding subunit ClpA translates to MLSKELQMTLSNAFSVAHEYEHEFVTLEHLLLELLGVPAVQEVINACGADYVNIEESLEKFLESEMVSRKPDELQPTMSFQRVIERAIYLVQSNGYPEVTAVHVLASLYAEQDSQAVYLLESNGVERVDVLSFLSHGVTASDSDDYLPATSEGDEAQADSQGEPKKSPLESFTSNLNVAVEEGKIDPIIGREWELNRTLEVLSRRRKNNPLLVGEPGVGKTAVAEGLAYQIVNNNVPESLADAVVYSLDMGALLAGTRYRGDFEKRFKALLKALEAEPHAILFIDEIHTVIGAGAVQGGAMDASNLMKPSLSSGRLRCVGATTYEEYRGIFEKDRALARRFQKVDVKEPTHQESFAILKGLKSKYEEHHNVKYTLPALKEAVALSARYLTDRHLPDKAIDVIDEAGAKQALAVASKRKKQIGVHEVQQVVASIARIPVSQITQKEKDKLADLEANLKRVVFGQDHAVEKLTSAIHLARSGLNNPNKPTASFLFAGPTGVGKTELTQQLANHMGVEMLRFDMSEYMERHTVSRLIGAPPGYVGYDQGGLLTEAVTKNPHSVVLLDEIEKAHPDVFNLLLQVMDHGTLTDNNGRKADFRNITLIMTSNVGAEQMARSSMGFTSQDHTMDFEAELKKVFTPEFRNRLDGIIQFNRLSEESMESVVNKFIYALENALADKKVSLKISDAARAWLAKKGYDPLMGARPMERLIQEKVKQPLAEKLLFGELQQGGEVFVDCKDDELTFEKVEN